The Persephonella sp. KM09-Lau-8 nucleotide sequence TTATTACTTTCTCTACAAAATCTAATGGTAAATCCAGAATATCAGCTATCTGCTCCGGATTTAGCTTTAACTTCTTATAAAGTTTTATAATATCTTCTTTCTTGGCTTTTTTAAAGAAAGGGTCATTTTTCATCATTTCCTCAGTTATAGTTAAAGGCATATCTCTTTCCTCCAAAATTGTCACTAACTTCTCTTTTAATTTAGGTCTATAGTTTAATGCTATTAATAGCTTTCTTATATAGTCTGCTCTTTGTTTCTCCGATAGCTTTAATAGTTCATCAATGAGTGAAAATATATATGTCTCAAAATCCTCAACTTTGCATAAAACTGCAAGTATTTTATCCTCTAAACTATCACTTTCTAAAAGCTCTTTGCACTCTATATCTTTTATATCCTTTATCTCATAGCTAAATTTTAGTTTATCTGTTTCTAAATAATTTTGCATGTTTGGTTTTCCATCTCCAACATATAAGACCATCTGTTTTATAGTTTTATCAGGATACCTTTGTTTTAGAAGTAGATAATACTCAAGCATTCTAAAGGGCATATTTTTGTCGTTTTGTGTTTGCAGCTCAAGGTGAAAAACAGAACCATCTTCAAGCTCTAAAACTAAATCGGCTAATCTTTCTTTGGTGGAGGGAAAGGTATTATCAAGAATTTTAGAGCTTTTTTTCCTGTTAGAATGCTTATAAACTTTTGGGGGATATTTTGGATTATATCCCTTAAGGTTCTATCAAATTTTGCCATATTCTATATTTTCCATAAATAAACTATTGATTTAAAATCAGGCAGGTTTTGCAGCTTTTTTACCTTCTCCTCCTTTTTTCTTAAGGAATCTTTCAAGGTCAACTACAATAGGAGATGCTACATATATAGAAGAATATGTTCCAAACACTATGCCGATAAGTAGTGCCAGTGAAAAGCCTTTTAGTGACTCTCCGCCAAATAGATAAAGAGCAAGAACTGAGAATAAGGTTGTTCCAGAAGTTATGATTGTTCTGGAGAGGTTTTCATTGATACTTTGATTAACAAGCTGTAGTAGATTTTTCTTACCTCGGATTTTTATGTTTTCCCGAATTCTATCAAAGATAATAATTGTATCGTTGAGAGAATATCCAAGAACAGTTAGAATAGCTGCTATTACTGCAAGATTTACCTCTTCCCCAAGTAATGAAAATATTCCCAGTGTTATTATTGCGTCATGAAATAGTGGAACCACTGCACCTATTGCAAAAACAGGTTCAAACCTAAATCCAACATAAATGAGAATTGCTATCATAACAGCAACTATTGAATATATACTTGCTTTCCGTAGCTCCTCTCCAACAACAGCCCCTATATAATCTATCTTCCTTATTTCAAATTTATCTCCAAATTTTTCTTTTAAAGCTTTTTTGATTTTTGCGACAATCTCCGAGGATTTACCCTTTTTCAAGGATACTCTGATTT carries:
- the secF gene encoding protein translocase subunit SecF, whose translation is MRNFLNEPPNIDFMKIKKQGYIVSTLLVIVSLVLIFTKGFNLGLDFTGGTAVQVKFVDKVSTAEIRSALRLVNLQDSMIQAVGTEGDEYEIRVSLKKGKSSEIVAKIKKALKEKFGDKFEIRKIDYIGAVVGEELRKASIYSIVAVMIAILIYVGFRFEPVFAIGAVVPLFHDAIITLGIFSLLGEEVNLAVIAAILTVLGYSLNDTIIIFDRIRENIKIRGKKNLLQLVNQSINENLSRTIITSGTTLFSVLALYLFGGESLKGFSLALLIGIVFGTYSSIYVASPIVVDLERFLKKKGGEGKKAAKPA